Proteins encoded together in one uncultured Desulfosarcina sp. window:
- a CDS encoding ATP-binding protein — translation MNDNPNEVSVAIPYSRLRVSLNPLTLAFTGSHKSLEQPFREAYFDNSLDHLRRCKLYATLFFGIFGILDALVFPELIRPLWFIRYALVCPIFLIGLVFSYTAAYRRVWQALNAFYIMLTGFAYVAMVVIIPPPESYFYGVGTIFCIFFGYTFIHARFITATVAGLLVLAGYQAAMFLLMETTGSVQLIFGAHFLGINLLGMLICYSIETQERKSFFLTTLLEKEKRKTEAANRNLEKRVEERTAALQRINRDLYKEVQERKQAEQRVRSSHSQLESVMDSIDNHIYVSDIDTRVILMANRHMKKTYGEDIVGKKCHDAIYRRDTICSECRNRQLLDKNDQPAESCTWEEKNPINDRWYLNYARAIVWEDRRIVQLRVATDITAMKEMESRLQRAQKMEAIGTLAGGVAHDLNNILSGLVGYPELLLMDAPEKGEARLLLETIKKSGEKAAAIVQDLLTLARRGVAVSKVIDLNRVVQDYLTSPEMANLQSIHPKVAIQTNLSARAFNIMGSGLHLEKTVMNLVTNAAEAMPEGGKITLTTCDRHVDRPIQGFETIPEGEYVVLTVADTGTGIPESDLERIFEPFYTNKQMGRSGTGLGMAVVWGTMKDHGGYIDARSTRGRGTEFDLYFPITRQDVTPETEARPMESYRGRGELVLIVDDIKEQRDLAAFMLKRLGYRVETVSSGREAVDFAKRQSVDILVLDMILEPDMDGLETYRQILAFSPGQKAIIASGFSESERVQEARELGAGAYIKKPYRMEQIGSALRQQLDENSNDESRTGDSDDN, via the coding sequence ATGAACGATAACCCGAACGAAGTGAGCGTCGCCATTCCGTACAGCCGATTGAGGGTGAGCCTCAATCCGTTGACGCTCGCCTTTACAGGCAGCCATAAATCCCTGGAGCAGCCCTTTCGGGAGGCCTACTTCGACAACTCTCTCGACCACCTGCGGCGATGCAAGCTTTACGCGACTTTGTTTTTCGGCATCTTCGGCATTTTGGACGCCCTGGTGTTTCCCGAACTGATCCGCCCGTTGTGGTTCATCCGCTATGCCCTGGTGTGCCCCATTTTTCTGATAGGGCTGGTTTTTTCCTACACCGCGGCCTACCGCCGGGTCTGGCAGGCGCTCAATGCCTTTTACATCATGCTGACCGGTTTTGCCTATGTCGCCATGGTGGTGATCATACCGCCGCCCGAATCCTATTTTTACGGGGTGGGGACGATTTTCTGCATTTTCTTCGGTTACACGTTTATTCATGCCCGATTTATCACCGCCACCGTTGCCGGTCTTCTCGTGTTAGCGGGCTATCAGGCGGCCATGTTCCTGCTCATGGAGACCACCGGCAGTGTCCAATTGATTTTCGGCGCCCACTTTCTGGGTATCAACCTGCTGGGAATGCTGATCTGCTATTCCATCGAGACCCAGGAACGCAAAAGTTTTTTCCTCACCACCCTGTTGGAAAAAGAGAAGCGCAAAACCGAAGCGGCCAACCGGAACCTGGAAAAACGGGTGGAAGAACGCACGGCCGCCCTGCAGCGCATCAACCGCGATCTTTATAAGGAAGTTCAGGAGCGCAAACAGGCCGAGCAGCGGGTGCGGTCCAGCCATAGCCAACTCGAGTCCGTCATGGACAGCATCGACAACCATATCTATGTGTCGGATATCGATACGCGCGTGATTCTGATGGCCAACCGCCACATGAAAAAGACTTATGGCGAGGATATCGTCGGCAAAAAATGCCACGACGCGATTTACCGCCGGGATACGATCTGCAGTGAATGCCGGAACCGGCAGCTGCTGGACAAAAACGACCAGCCGGCGGAAAGCTGCACCTGGGAAGAGAAAAACCCGATCAACGACCGCTGGTACCTGAATTATGCCCGCGCCATCGTCTGGGAGGACCGGCGCATCGTCCAGCTTCGTGTGGCAACGGACATCACGGCCATGAAGGAGATGGAGTCCCGGCTGCAGCGGGCGCAGAAAATGGAAGCCATCGGCACCCTGGCCGGCGGGGTGGCCCACGATCTGAACAACATCCTTTCCGGGCTGGTGGGCTACCCGGAACTGCTGCTGATGGATGCGCCCGAAAAGGGCGAAGCGCGCCTGCTTTTGGAAACCATCAAGAAATCCGGCGAAAAGGCGGCCGCCATCGTCCAGGATCTGCTGACCCTGGCCCGGCGCGGGGTTGCCGTTTCCAAAGTGATCGACCTGAACCGGGTTGTCCAGGATTATTTGACCAGCCCGGAAATGGCGAATCTTCAATCGATCCACCCGAAGGTAGCCATCCAGACCAATCTGTCGGCGAGGGCATTCAACATTATGGGCTCCGGGCTGCATCTGGAAAAGACCGTCATGAACCTGGTTACCAATGCCGCCGAGGCCATGCCGGAGGGGGGTAAAATCACCCTGACCACCTGTGATCGTCATGTGGATCGTCCGATTCAAGGCTTCGAAACCATACCCGAGGGGGAATACGTAGTGCTGACTGTGGCAGACACCGGCACCGGCATTCCGGAATCCGATCTGGAACGTATCTTCGAGCCCTTTTACACCAACAAACAGATGGGGCGCAGCGGCACGGGCCTGGGCATGGCCGTGGTGTGGGGGACCATGAAAGACCACGGCGGATATATCGATGCCCGCAGCACCAGGGGCCGGGGTACCGAATTCGACCTCTATTTTCCGATCACCCGGCAGGATGTGACCCCGGAAACCGAGGCTCGACCCATGGAAAGCTATCGGGGCCGGGGCGAATTGGTGCTGATCGTGGACGACATCAAGGAACAGCGGGATCTGGCAGCTTTCATGCTCAAGCGATTGGGTTATCGGGTGGAGACGGTGTCCAGCGGTCGGGAGGCCGTGGATTTCGCCAAACGGCAATCGGTGGATATCCTGGTTCTTGATATGATCCTGGAACCGGACATGGACGGTCTGGAAACCTACCGGCAGATTCTGGCCTTCTCTCCTGGGCAGAAGGCCATTATCGCCAGCGGGTTCTCCGAATCCGAACGGGTCCAGGAGGCCCGGGAATTGGGGGCCGGTGCCTACATCAAAAAACCATACCGAATGGAACAGATCGGATCGGCGCTGCGCCAGCAGTTGGATGAGAATTCGAACGACGAAAGCCGGACCGGCGATTCCGACGACAACTAG